One window from the genome of Elaeis guineensis isolate ETL-2024a chromosome 5, EG11, whole genome shotgun sequence encodes:
- the LOC105034403 gene encoding glutamate receptor 3.5 isoform X2, whose amino-acid sequence MATGSAGFKVMRSIRLFAVCFLVGMFATTGRGQNNTSNSSVPPVVNVGALFTFNSTIGRAATLAIEFAVEDVNKDASVLSGTKLNVIKQDTNCSGFLGTIEALQLMEKDVVAIIGPQSSGIGHVISHVVNELHVPLLSFAATDPTLSSLEYPYFIRTIHSDYFQMNAIADIVQYYGWRKVTAIFVDDDYGRGGISALGDALASRRAEISYKAAFPPDADINMISDLLVKVNLMESRVFIVHVNPDSGLTVFSIAKKMGMMNSGYVWIATDWLAAILDSTKPVDPNTMSLIQGVVVLHQHTADSDLKTRFISRWNNKIKSSSTSSSLNTYGMYAYDSVWLVAHAIDQFLRQGGEIVFSKDSRLHDANGSTLHLAALKGFGGGDQLLEQLLLANFTGLAGHIQFDSDRNLIHPAYDIINIGGTGSRLIGYWSNYSHLSVVAPEILYGKPPNISTSSQQLYSVIWPGETAMKPRGWVFPNNGKPLRIGVPNKVSFKQFVSNNSGADNVSGYCIDVFNNAINLLPYPVPCSFILIGDGWTNPNYDELVNMVAQNYLDATVGDIAIVRNRTRIVDFTQPYAESGLVIVAPVKKMNSSAWAFLKPFTIEMWCVTGALFLFVGAVVWILEHRMNQDFRGSPRQQLVTICWGKHCEHPWTVRADHLAVCCTNYQLKLHCEPNINPHSSTAFLRDRRA is encoded by the exons ATGGCAACTGGGTCTGCCGGCTTCAAGGTAATGCGCTCGATTCGGTTGTTTGCTGTTTGTTTCTTGGTTGGTATGTTTGCAACAACGGGAAGGGGTCAGAACAACACCAGCAACTCCTCAGTGCCTCCCGTGGTGAATGTTGGTGCTCTTTTCACCTTCAATTCTACTATTGGAAGAGCAGCAACCCTGGCAATCGAGTTTGCCGTCGAGGATGTCAACAAGGACGCGAGCGTTCTTTCTGGGACTAAGTTGAATGTGATTAAACAGGACACAAATTGCAGCGGGTTTCTAGGAACCATAGAAG CCTTGCAGCTAATGGAGAAAGATGTGGTTGCTATCATAGGTCCCCAATCCTCAGGGATAGGCCATGTCATCTCCCATGTCGTTAACGAACTTCATGTTCCACTCTTATCCTTTGCAGCGACAGATCCAACTCTTTCTTCACTGGAATATCCATATTTCATTCGAACAATTCACAGTGACTATTTCCAGATGAATGCGATAGCCGATATTGTCCAATATTATGGATGGAGGAAGGTTACTGCCATCTTTGTTGATGATGACTATGGGCGGGGCGGGATATCAGCATTAGGTGATGCTCTTGCAAGCAGACGGGCTGAGATCTCGTACAAAGCTGCCTTTCCTCCTGATGCTGACATAAATATGATTAGTGACTTGTTGGTTAAAGTGAACCTAATGGAATCTCGGGTTTTCATTGTGCATGTGAACCCTGACTCTGGCTTGACAGTTTTTTCTATCGCCAAAAAAATGGGGATGATGAACAGTGGATATGTGTGGATAGCCACCGATTGGCTTGCTGCTATTCTGGATTCAACCAAACCTGTTGATCCTAACACTATGAGCCTTATACAAGGGGTAGTGGTTCTTCATCAACACACTGCAGATTCGGATCTCAAGACGAGGTTTATATCTAGATGGAATAACAAAATTAAAAGCTCTAGTACTAGTTCGAGCTTGAACACTTATGGGATGTATGCTTATGATTCAGTGTGGTTGGTTGCTCATGCTATTGACCAATTCCTCAGGCAAGGAGGGGAAATTGTTTTCTCTAAAGATTCAAGATTGCATGATGCAAATGGAAGTACCTTGCACTTGGCAGCACTAAAAGGCTTTGGCGGAGGTGACCAATTACTTGAGCAATTGTTACTTGCCAATTTTACAGGTCTAGCAGGTCATATTCAGTTTGATTCTGATAGGAACTTAATCCATCCAGCATATGATATTATTAACATTGGTGGGACAGGCTCACGGTTGATAGGATATTGGTCTAATTATTCTCATCTTTCAGTTGTTGCTCCTGAAATTTTGTATGGGAAGCCACCAAACATTTCAACCAGTAGCCAGCAACTATACAGTGTAATATGGCCTGGTGAAACCGCGATGAAGCCACGTGGATGGGTGTTCCCAAACAATGGAAAACCTTTGAGAATTGGAGTTCCTAACAAAGTTAGCTTCAAACAATTTGTGTCGAATAATTCTGGTGCTGACAATGTGAGTGGCTATTGCATTGATGTATTCAACAATGCAATTAATCTGTTGCCCTACCCTGTTCCATGCTCATTTATACTAATCGGGGATGGTTGGACAAATCCAAATTATGATGAACTTGTGAATATGGTTGCTCAAAAT TATCTTGATGCAACTGTAGGGGACATTGCCATCGTTAGAAATAGAACAAGAATTGTAGATTTCACACAGCCATATGCTGAATCAGGCCTAGTTATAGTGGCTCCTGTCAAAAAGATGAACTCAAGTGCTTGGGCTTTCCTGAAACCATTTACAATAGAGATGTGGTGTGTCACCGGGGCCCTTTTTCTTTTCGTTGGAGCTGTTGTTTGGATTCTTGAGCATCGGATGAACCAAGATTTTCGTGGGTCACCAAGGCAACAACTTGTGACAATATGTTG GGGAAAACACTGTGAGCACCCTTGGACGGTTCGTGCTGATCATTTGGCTGTTTGTTGTACTAATTATCAACTCAAGCTACACTGCGAGCCTAACATCAATCCTCACAGTTCAACAGCTTTCCTCAGGGATCGAAGGGCTTGA